In Thermoflexus sp., the genomic window GGCGCCGTTCCCGATCTCCAGGATCGGCGATGCCGCAGGGGCGGCCTGGCGCACCCGCCGCAGGATCGCTTCCACGCGGGCCAGCAGCTCCTCAACAGCGAAAGGCTTAACAATATAATCATCCCCTCCCAGAACCAGCCCCCGCACCCGGTCCGGGATCTCCTCTAAAGCGGTCAGGAAAAGGATCGGCACCGTGGAGACCCGCCGGATGCGTCGACAGACCTCCCAGCCCTCGATGTCAGGGAGCAGCACATCCAGGATCACCACATCCGGATGGTGAAGGTCGAACAGCGAAAGCCCCTCGCTCCCGGTGCCCGCCGCGAGCACCTCATAGCCATCCTGGATCAGGGCCCGCGTCAGCAGCTCCCGTAACAACGGATCATCATCAATCAGCAGGATCAGCGCTTTCCCATTCATCATCGGTTCCCTTTACCTCTTCATCATCGGTTCCCTTTACCTCAACCCAGGGTTGGTCAACCACCCGACGATCCGGGTAAGCCACGCTTTTCAGTTGACGGTGAATCTATAGTTTCCGAAACCGTTCTGCGATTTTAGCTCAGATTTTACCTTCATGGGAAAGGCTTTCCACCATCGGGCGGGATGCCGGCGGCATCGACAGGGAACAGGCTTTCTTACCATTCATACCAGTCTGGAGGCCAGGCTGGACGAGGTTGGGGGCGGCGGGCGAAGAAGCGGACCAGCAGCCAGCCGGCCACGAACCCGCCGATGTGCGCCCACCAGCCGATGCCCCCCACCGATGGGCTTGCCGTGGTGATTGCGGCTATGCCATTGATGAACTGGAGCAGGAACCACATCACCAGCAGCACGGCCGCCGGGACTTCAAAGAAGCCCAGGCCGAAAAAGAAATAAGGGGCCAGCACCGTCACCCGCGCTCCGGGGAATAAAACCAGGTAAGCGCCCAGCACCCCCGCGATGGCCCCGCTGGCGCCGATCAGGGGGACCCGGGAGCCGAAGAGGACGAAGGTCTGGATCAGGCCGGCGATGACCCCGCAGAGCAGATAAAAAACCAGATAGCGCATGTGGCCCATGCGGTCTTCCACATTGTCCCCGAACACCCACAGGTAGAGCATGTTGCCCAGAATGTGGGCCCATCCCCCATGCAGGAACTGGCTGGTGATCAGCGTGATCAGCCAGAAGGGATCCGCATGCCCCAGCACGGCGCCCCAGACCCGGATGGGCACCGCCCCCCATGTAAACAGGAAGCGATCCAGCGCCCGCGAAGGCAGCGAGAGCTCGAACAGGAAAATCAGGACGTTCAGCAGGATCAGCGTCCAGTTGACGATGGGGATCGTTCGGCTTCGCGGACTGTCACTGATCGGGATCATTTGGAAATCCCTGGCGAAAAGGTCAAAACCCATTATACCTCTGTTGGGAGAAACCGTAGAGCGGAGGCGGAGCGTTATGTGCTGGCCGGGATCGGTGGGATTGGGGTTGGGCGCGAACGGAGCAGGCCGGGGGTCCCCTCCTGGTCTCCCGGACGGTTTTGAGCTGCCGGGGGCCAGGCTGATCCCGAAAGCCTTCGGGGAGAGATCCCCGGTAGCCCCTGCCTGGATCGTTTGGCTTGACGGAGAATGGAGGGCCGGGCATAATTGCTTATGGAGGGATGGCCGAGCGGCTGAAGGCGGCGGTCTTGAAAACCGCTAGGAGGCCTGAGAGCCTCCTCGGGGGTTCAAATCCCCCTCCCTCCGCCTGCGGGATGCTCCAGGGGCCCATGGTGGGCTGCTGGGGAAGTCAATGGGTCATCCGGGTGGCTGGGGGATCGG contains:
- a CDS encoding response regulator transcription factor — encoded protein: MNGKALILLIDDDPLLRELLTRALIQDGYEVLAAGTGSEGLSLFDLHHPDVVILDVLLPDIEGWEVCRRIRRVSTVPILFLTALEEIPDRVRGLVLGGDDYIVKPFAVEELLARVEAILRRVRQAAPAASPILEIGNGA
- a CDS encoding rhomboid family intramembrane serine protease — protein: MIPISDSPRSRTIPIVNWTLILLNVLIFLFELSLPSRALDRFLFTWGAVPIRVWGAVLGHADPFWLITLITSQFLHGGWAHILGNMLYLWVFGDNVEDRMGHMRYLVFYLLCGVIAGLIQTFVLFGSRVPLIGASGAIAGVLGAYLVLFPGARVTVLAPYFFFGLGFFEVPAAVLLVMWFLLQFINGIAAITTASPSVGGIGWWAHIGGFVAGWLLVRFFARRPQPRPAWPPDWYEW